The Geminocystis sp. NIES-3708 genomic sequence TCCTTAATTTATGATGGAAAATTTGCAATTTACTGGGGAGATGAGTAAAAATTTGACAACAAAAGTACGGGCAATTCGAGGTGCAATTACCGCCGCAGAGAATACTAAAGAAGCGATGAGAGATGCGGTTACTGAGTTGTTGACTGATATAGAAACTCGTAACCAATTAGATTATGAAGAAGTTGTTAGCGTCATTTTTACCGTTACCTCTGATTTAGATGCAGTTTTTCCAGCTGCCATCGCCAGAGAAAATCCCCAGTGGACAAGTGTACCATTGTTAGACATACAACAAATGCAGGTAAAAGGCAGTTTAGAAAAATGTATTCGAGTTTTAATTTACGTCAATAGCCATAAACCGCAAACAGAAATGTATCATTCTTATTTAAGAAAAGCGGAAAAACTTCGCCCAGACTTAAGTTTAACTTCTGGATTGCGGTAAATAAAGAACTAATAACTGACAAGAAATAGAATATAGGTAATAATAAAATATTTTCTTTTAGAAGTTTCCTAATTCCTGAGAAGAAGTCTAAAATCCTTACTTATTCATCATTACTTATTTTAATACCTGACATCAAATTATCATCAATTCCTTAAAAGATTGCAACATCAAGGAAAATATATCTTATCCTAAAAGAGAGAAGTTTAATTATCTATCGATAGGATTAGTAACAGTGAATATTCCGGGTAATATTATCACACTGATAGCAGGTATTTTACTAACCCTGATCAGTTTGTGGTATGGACAAAATCATGGTTTAATGCCAGTGGAAGCCTCTCAAGGTGCGGCGGAAGTCGATGAGTTATTTAACTTGATGATGACGATCGCCACTGGATTATTCTTAATTGTAGAAGGAGTTTTAGTCTATTGTTTGATTAAATTTAGACGGAAAAAAGGTGATAAAACAGATGGTCCTGGCATCGAAGGTAATGTACCTTTAGAGATAGTTTGGACTGCTATTCCCACAGTTATTGTTTTTATTTTGGCACTTTATAGCTTTGAAGTTTATAACAATATGGGCGGTTTAGATCCTGAAACTTCCAGAGATTTTCCTCAAGGGGAAATGCAAATGGCTGAAAATCAAGGAAAAATGGTTGCTTTTAATCCTCATCAAGGACATTTATCTTTGGGTATCGGTAATGCTAAAGCCGATTTAGAAGTTGATGTTAATGGTATTCAATACGCATGGATTTTTACCTATCCTGATTCAGGAGTTGTCTCTGGTGAACTTCATGTACCTGTAAATAAACAAGTAAAGCTCAACATGAAGGCAGGAGATGTCATTCATGCTTTTTGGGTACCTCAGCTTAGGTTAAAACAAGATGTATTACCGGGTAGGGATTCTAATTTAGCTTTTAATTCCAATCGTATTGGAGATTATCCTATCGTCTGTGCCGAACTATGTGGAGCTTATCATGGTGGTATGAAAACCGTTCTTCATGTAGAAAGTGAAGAAGATTATCAAAAATGGATACAAGAAAACACCTTTGCCAATGCCCAAGAAAAAGCAGATACGATGGCATTGATGACTCAACCCATAACCCAAGAATCTCGCTTAGAAATGCACTCCCATCACTTAGGAGTCCATCCTGAAATCTTAGCACAATTACATGATCATGATTAAGATATAAAGAGAAAAATAGATGATTTTTGTTAAATTGATAGAGAATCATCTATTATTCTTGAGATCTTTCCACATTTAGGCGAGACAAACTTTCACACCTAAAATCAACATTAGAAAATTATTTCTCACAGCAATATATTCTTTTCAATTACCTATGAGTACAACCACTGTTTCGGAAAAACCTCAACATAAAGAGAGGAAACTAATTGATTACTTTACCTTTAACACAGATCATAAAGTGATTGGTATTCAGTATTTAGTCACATCATTTCTCTTTTATTTTATCGGTGGTGCATTTGCGGAAATAGTTCGCACAGAATTAGCAACCCCTGATCCTGATATTGTCTCCCCTGAGTTGTATAATCAACTTTTTACCCTTCATGGTACAATCATGATCTTTTTATGGATTGTACCAGCGGGGGCTGCATTTGCTAATTATCTTATACCTTTAATGATTGGGGCTGAAGATATGGCTTTTCCTCGTTTAAATGCGATTGCTTTTTGGTTAGTACCTCCTGGAGGAGTGCTATTATTAAGTAGTTTTCTCGTGGGAGCTCCTCAATCAGGTTGGACATCTTACCCTCCTCTGAGTTTAATGAGTGGTAAATGGGGTGAAGAAATTTGGATTGTTAGCGTATTATTATTGGGGACATCTTCTATTTTAGGAGGTATCAACTTTGCAACTACCATCCTTAAAATGCGTATTAAAGATATGGATTTGCATAGTATGCCTTTATTTTGTTGGGCGATGTTAGCAACTTCTGCGTTAATTCTCCTTTCAACTCCTGTTTTAGCAGGGGCGTTAATTTTGCTTTCCTTCGACTTAATTGCTGGTACAAGTTTCTTTAATCCTACGGGTGGTGGTGATCCTGTCGTTTATCAACATCTATTTTGGTTTTATTCCCATCCTGCCGTATATATTATGATTCTGCCGTTTTTTGGGGTAGTTTCTGAAGTAATTCCTGTACATTCTCGTAAGCCTATATTTGGTTATCGTGCCATCGCTTA encodes the following:
- a CDS encoding cytochrome c oxidase subunit II encodes the protein MNIPGNIITLIAGILLTLISLWYGQNHGLMPVEASQGAAEVDELFNLMMTIATGLFLIVEGVLVYCLIKFRRKKGDKTDGPGIEGNVPLEIVWTAIPTVIVFILALYSFEVYNNMGGLDPETSRDFPQGEMQMAENQGKMVAFNPHQGHLSLGIGNAKADLEVDVNGIQYAWIFTYPDSGVVSGELHVPVNKQVKLNMKAGDVIHAFWVPQLRLKQDVLPGRDSNLAFNSNRIGDYPIVCAELCGAYHGGMKTVLHVESEEDYQKWIQENTFANAQEKADTMALMTQPITQESRLEMHSHHLGVHPEILAQLHDHD
- the ctaD gene encoding cytochrome c oxidase subunit I, whose translation is MSTTTVSEKPQHKERKLIDYFTFNTDHKVIGIQYLVTSFLFYFIGGAFAEIVRTELATPDPDIVSPELYNQLFTLHGTIMIFLWIVPAGAAFANYLIPLMIGAEDMAFPRLNAIAFWLVPPGGVLLLSSFLVGAPQSGWTSYPPLSLMSGKWGEEIWIVSVLLLGTSSILGGINFATTILKMRIKDMDLHSMPLFCWAMLATSALILLSTPVLAGALILLSFDLIAGTSFFNPTGGGDPVVYQHLFWFYSHPAVYIMILPFFGVVSEVIPVHSRKPIFGYRAIAYSSLAISFLGLIVWAHHMFTSGTPGWLRMFFMATTMLIAVPTGIKIFSWCATMWGGKIELNSPMLFAMGFVSSFLIGGLTGVMVASVPFDIHVHDTYFIVGHFHYVLFGGSALALFSGFYHWFPKMTGKNYNEGLGQLHFILTFIGLNITFMPMHQLGLMGMNRRIALYDVEFQPLNLLSTAGAYIMAVSTIPFIINVIWSLAKGTQAERNPWRALTIEWQTASPPIIENFEEEPILWSGPYDYGIDDEEEEEESVSDMLADVSAK
- the aroH gene encoding chorismate mutase; this translates as MTTKVRAIRGAITAAENTKEAMRDAVTELLTDIETRNQLDYEEVVSVIFTVTSDLDAVFPAAIARENPQWTSVPLLDIQQMQVKGSLEKCIRVLIYVNSHKPQTEMYHSYLRKAEKLRPDLSLTSGLR